GCTCGCCCAGCTTCTCTCCGAGAGAATGTTCCCCTTCACGCCCAACACCATCACCAACCCGGACCGTTTTTTGGCCGAACTGAAGAGTGTGCGCCGCAAAGGCTATGCTACGGACCTCGGCGAGACCCAACTCGGCGTCAATGCGGTGGCCGTCCCTTTTTTCAGCTACGACGGCCGTCCCGCCGGCGCCGTGGTGGCCATGGACGTCGGCCTGGATCTGCAGGGGCCGGAACCGGAGATCATCACCATGGTCAGAGATGCCGCACAGGCCATCTCGACGCGCAATTTCGCTCCGGGCAGCCAGCCGAGCTGAGCTGCGCCCCTTCAAGATCCTTTGTCCCGTTTTATAGCGCATTGGACTACTTCTGGCGTTTCGCCTTGAGCACGGTTCCCGCCAGTCCAATGACGCCAAACATCAGCATCACGCCCATGACCATCATCATCCAAAATGTGGCAAGCATCCTTCTCTCCTGATTTGCGGTATGGTTAGTCGAATTTGCGGCCGAGTACCTGGGAAAGGCCGAGCCCCCCGATGACCAGAACAACGATGCAGACGGCCACGGCTCCAAATATGTGCCAGAACAACATGATGATCTCCTCCTTGGTTTCTTGGTTAAGCCCGCTTGAGGAACAACCCGCGCTCCGTACGCGCGACCGACAGCAGGGCAACGGACACCACCAGGCTGGAGATCAGCGTGGGGTAGACATTGGGGATGTCGGCCATACCCATGGCCACGGGCAGCGGGGTGAAGCTCCAGAGCATATTGACGATCCAGCTGACCAGAAGCGTCGTGACTGCGGCCGCTCCCGAGCGTCGCCAGAACAGACCGAAGATGATCAGGAAAAACACCGGGGTGATCCAGGCGAAGAGCCAGTTGATGGCGCTGACGATGGGCGGCATGTTCCCGGCCGCGATGATGGCCAGCACGGCGAGCACGATGATCCCGGCCCGGGTGACAAAGGCCTCTTCCTTTTCGCACAGGTTGGGGCGGAAGAGGTTCTTGTAGATGTCGATGGTGAAGATGGTTGCCGGAGCCAGCACGGCTGCGGCGAAGCTGGAGAGCACGGCCGCCAGGAAGGTGGCGAAAAGCAGCGCGATGAGCCACGGCGGCAGGTAACGCATGAACATGGCCGGACCAGCCAGCTTGGGCCCGAGGGCGCTGACGCTGGGGTCGATCTTGGCGGCCAGGCCGATGCAGACCACGAAGACGCAGAAGAAGCCGTTGAGGGGCGCGGCCAGCCACAGGGCCTTCTTGATGGTCTTTTCGCTCTTGGCGGCCAGGGCGGGCTGGATGAGCTGCTGGGCCACGGAGTGACAGGTCACGGTGGCCAGCACGGTGCCCAGGCCAAAGGTGAGCAGCAGATCGGGCGTACCCAGGGTGGAGAGCATGAATTCATTGCCGTGCTGCATGTAGACAGCGGCCACGCCGTCCCACCCGTCAAAGGGAATGCCCATGGAAATGTACACGAAAGCCAGGATCAGCCCCACATACATGATGAAACAGTTGATGAGGTTGACCCAGCCGATCTCCTTCATGCCCGCGAGCACCACGTACAGGGTGCCTATGATGCCGCCGATGACGGCGCCCTGGGCAATGGGCAGGCCGGAGATGGTGGAGATGATGATGCCCAACCCCTGGGCCTCCAGGGTCAGGATGCCCCACACCATGCCGGCCATGACGCAACTGACCATCAGCCGGGCGGTGTCGCCGAAAATGAGCGACAGCATTTCGGGCATGGTCGTGATGTTCAGGCGACGGGCCCACAGACCGGTGGAGGTGCAGGCCACCACCAGCAGGGCCACGTGGGCAAGGCCGAACCAGACGCTCACGGCGCCGATGTGCCAGGTCATCTCCAGAACGCCGAAGATATGCGGGGTGCCCAGCACGGTCAGGGCCAGGGTAACCCCCACCACCGGCCAGGGAAGGCTGCGTCCGGCCAGGGTAAATCCGCCGGTCTCACAGACCGCGCTCTTGCGCTCCCTGGCCTTGATGAATGCTCCGATGCCCACGACCACGATCACCTCGTAGGCCAGGACTGTCAATAAGACACCCCAGTGACTAACAGCTCCCATTCCGATTACCTCCTGCTATGGCCTTTGTCGCCGTATAGGCTTTCGCCTTCGGGCGTTTTCCCTTATTTAGTCACGCTTTTGGCAAATGGCGTGCCATTTCGTAACCAGTTGTAATTTAAGATATTACAGCAACAGGTTCCAGAAGAATAGGAAATATCAGAATATTATGGGAAATTCGTTGTGGTATTTCACAAAAAAAGGCCATATTGTGAAATACCAAAAATATGGAGCCTCAGTGGACAAGAACACTTTCTTCAGAAACGGCGTGGAAGCCATCACCAGTTCGCTCATCATCGAGGATGCGCTGACCAAATGCCTGCGTTTCATGCAGACGCTGATGCCCATGGACATCATGTCCATCCATCTGTGGGAGGGAAGCCTCAACTCCCTGCGCATCGCCGCCACCACCAACGGCAAGATCAAGATGGCCTCGAGCATCCTCATCCCCATCCCAAAGAGATACCGGGGCATACCCGAATGGCTTCAAAACGAGAATCTCAAAATTTACAACAACTTCAGAGAAGACCCAATCAGCGTCCTCGTCCAGGAGGCCCTGGTCCCCATCTTCGGCCCGCATGAATACTCCCACATGATCATGCGGGTTAAAATCGAGGAGGAGCGTATCTGCGATGTGGTCGCCCTTGCAAAAGGGCCGGACCGTTACACCTGGGAGCACGCCGAGCTCTTCGAAATGCTGCATTCCACCTTCGGCATCGCCGTGTCCAACGCCTTGCACCATAGGGAGATCATGCAGAT
The Desulfovibrio sp. Huiquan2017 genome window above contains:
- a CDS encoding sodium:solute symporter family protein, which translates into the protein MGAVSHWGVLLTVLAYEVIVVVGIGAFIKARERKSAVCETGGFTLAGRSLPWPVVGVTLALTVLGTPHIFGVLEMTWHIGAVSVWFGLAHVALLVVACTSTGLWARRLNITTMPEMLSLIFGDTARLMVSCVMAGMVWGILTLEAQGLGIIISTISGLPIAQGAVIGGIIGTLYVVLAGMKEIGWVNLINCFIMYVGLILAFVYISMGIPFDGWDGVAAVYMQHGNEFMLSTLGTPDLLLTFGLGTVLATVTCHSVAQQLIQPALAAKSEKTIKKALWLAAPLNGFFCVFVVCIGLAAKIDPSVSALGPKLAGPAMFMRYLPPWLIALLFATFLAAVLSSFAAAVLAPATIFTIDIYKNLFRPNLCEKEEAFVTRAGIIVLAVLAIIAAGNMPPIVSAINWLFAWITPVFFLIIFGLFWRRSGAAAVTTLLVSWIVNMLWSFTPLPVAMGMADIPNVYPTLISSLVVSVALLSVARTERGLFLKRA